From Trueperaceae bacterium:
GCGCCGGCGACTACGGCATCGAACCGCTCGTGTACCGCTTCGAGCCCGACGCGACCCCCGCGGCGGACGCCACCCCGGCGCCCGACCCCGACCCGGCGCCCGACCCCGACCCGGCGCCGGCGGCGCCGGCCGCCGGCGGGGGCGCCCGCACGCTGCAGCTGGGCGCGTTCGAGGACGACGCCAGCGCCGATCCGCTGTTGGCGGACCTCCGCG
This genomic window contains:
- a CDS encoding SPOR domain-containing protein; translated protein: AGDYGIEPLVYRFEPDATPAADATPAPDPDPAPDPDPAPAAPAAGGGARTLQLGAFEDDASADPLLADLRDLGLAPNVVREDGLVKVVVGPLEGPALEDARTVLDGAGLEYFNR